The Musa acuminata AAA Group cultivar baxijiao chromosome BXJ3-6, Cavendish_Baxijiao_AAA, whole genome shotgun sequence region CCGCCTTCCTCGTCTCCCTTCTCCGCGATGCTCTTGCAAAGACTTCTCAGCTCCGTCGCTCGACGCCAACTCCCTTCTGCCTTCCCCCTCCCCAAATCGGTCTCCACTGTGATCTCGAGGCCTGCCGGTCGGAGTCGGCTGGGGTTTGCCCCGAGCCAGAGCTTCGAGTTGCCGCTCATGGCGTCGTCCGCCCCCACCGAGGACGCCCGCCGCTCCTCCTTCGTCCCCCTACCACCCTCCACTGCAGATAAGGTTAGGGTTCTGCCGTCCCCTCGACCGTCATTCTTGATTCATTGCGGGTTTCTTCTTGTTAACTTATCCTGCTTGCACGGTAGGATCGCATTCCATTAAACCGGGCACTCGTATGACGCGATTTTGTGGTgtcatatttcttttcttttctgcttCTTCTATTTTGTTGCAAGACCGTGGGTTTTGTAACTTTTATTAGTGAAAAATAGGAACAAAGTAATAAGTATGGAAAATATCCTTTTATTTAAAACACAAAACTTTTAATTGGAGACTCGACCGCCCATTTTCAACGTATTGTTCCTTCTTTCGATGTGGGAATTCAGCTGCTTGCTATCCATGCCTAATAATCTAAAATTTCCTTGTGTTGGTTGTACGAATAGAAATTGAAGGTGTTGAGAAACGAGGAGGATATAACAATAGTGAAGTTTtgagacaaaaataaaaataagaatccGATGATTCTGGCTGGAAAAGAAATCAGTTGCTTTAAGGTGACAAGCAGTGAAATGTTTCGGTTTCACCCCCGCTAAAGATAATTTCGGTGCAACCTCAGTGACACTTAGTATCTGATTTCAAATGGCGGAAGTTatgtgtaacacccctgattagtcccacatcgaaagtgggcaggattaagattgacttataagggtctgatgagtgtactactatcaacttcagcttaagcattttggtcagtggtttagaccaaacgaagttgataggctagttatgatatttggtatcagagccgacctatcaTTTGGGCatagtgagggggctcgagtaggaaagggttacccgtagacggagtcagaggactcgtcacggcgtggagccaccactgggctacgcctcacatgcactatgctagggtttgatctgggttatgttggagcttgacgaggacgtcaagcctttgagtgggggtgattgtaacacccctgattagtcccacgtcgaaagtgggcaggattaagattgacttataagggtctgatgagtgtactactatcaacttcagcttaagcattttggtcagtggtttagaccaaacgaagttgataggctagttagcccatcagactCGAGTTATGATATTATGTGTCTGCATTCTAGGGGAAGGTTGGGCACATATAATTGTACTGCTCAAGGCAAGCAAACCTTGATGGGAATCTCACGTTGTTTGTTTCCTTTTAGTCCGGACTTCCTGCAATGATAAGGTTGCTCTATTATGACTTGCAAGTTCGCTTGAATAGATGATCTTTTTGCATAGGAGGTTAAGGTTGTTAGCATACCAGGAACCATAATGGTGGTGAACTTCATGCATGAAGCTATCCGTTTTACATAAACTACAATGACTTTGAGGTGCATTTTGAGGTCTATTTTAATAAAGAAAGTtcatttttaatatatgattgaCACCTTATGGTATATATGAATTCTAGTAAAATTTTAAGCTATACAAGGATGTCGATGTTGAAATTTTAATGACACTTGGTTTTAATTGTATACTCCTTTTTATTGTCTATGTTCTTGCATGTTTTTGTCCATGTTTTGAAACTGACATGATAACTATGGTAGGCTACGTTGTACAAAGGACTTGAAGCAACATTAGGATCAACCTTCAGTTCAGCTCCTTCTTTCCCGCCACCAAATCCCTTGATCCTTGTTGTCAGTGGACCAAGTGGTGTTGGCAAAGATGCAGTTATCAAGGTGAAGGACCTTCTTTGTTTTGTTAACTTCCACCATAAGACATTGTTGTCATGAATCAGTATTTATCCTAATTTCTTTTGGGTTATATTAGCCCCCAGGATCTTTCATTTTTGCATATAAATGCCCCTGTAGTTTTCATCGGTTTGTGCATGTTAGTCCCTCCATTAACTTCTCTATATCGATGGTCAATTTAGTTCAACCTAACTGTTATTGAATAACCTGAAATATTTCATTAGACATATTCCTAGGGACTAATCTGCATGGATTAAgagtttttggactttcttgtgcATGACTAGAATTGgggacttgtgcacaatatgaaaAGATTTGAGGCGGTAGCGGACAGAGAACTCAAGATTTTCATACTGTCTAATGATCTAACATGGTACATTCTGTTGCATTGCTCTTATGCTTTGCTTGAACATAGTAGTAGTCTTCATTTCTTGTAGTTTGCATCACCTGATTGGTTAGATTTTTTTTACATCACTTTTCTTACTTAAGAAATATGCATTTCTTTTAATATTAATATGCTTCATATTTGTTCAAGTTCTAACATGACTAGCTTTTTCATGACTAATACAATTAGATGAGTGTCTGAAAACTTCCAGTTCACTTGACTAGATTTTCACTCTCAGATTAGTCTTTTGTGACTAATGATGACTAAATGATGGCTGGAGATATCCATTTTCATGGCTAGGTTTGTGCTGTCAGATTGAAACAAGCAGTTTATACCTGCCCTGGTGCTAACAACGGTTTGTAATCATACAACTGAAAAAGAAATTAAATCATTTGTGTTTAAATATTTTATGTGAAATTACTCCTCCTAGCAGGATGATTGATTAGGAGAAACTTGAACCATTGAATTCTAAAATTTATAGGTAAAATGTCACTTTGTATCAGGAAGATTAGTTGTCTTATTTGaggcgtgtgtatatatatatatatatatatatatatatatatatatatatatatatatatatatatatataaaatatgtatCACTATAAAACTATATTGATCTCTGTCTATTTGATTCTGAGTaacttaattaactaatattgttTTAAAAGGTAAGAAAAAAAGGGCCTTTGGATTAGAAACATAATTTTCAGcttctatatattttttatgtttcacAAACTATTTTGGAGGTACTATGTTTTGAATTTTTGGATATGTAGTTGCTGAAATGAGGCATCATTTTTCTTGTCCTCTAAATTGGGTATTCTGGATTTTGTTTCAAGTACAGAAATTTGAACAATTTGTAGATGGCTATTATCAATGCTTATTCAGTCTTAGCTTAGCAGAGGCTACTAGAAGTCCGGGAAGGAATTCATTTTGTTGTTACAGCAACCAGCCGACCACAACGACCAGGTGAAGTTGATGGGAAGGACTATCTTTTTGTAACCAAGGAGGAGTTTCTTTCAATGATTGAAAGAGATGAGCTTTTGGAACATGCTCTTGTTTATGGGGACTATAAAGGAATCCCTAAACAGCAGGTATTTATTTTGAAGTTCAATCATCATTCTGTCTTAAGCTGTTTGCTAACAAAAATTTGGCATTGCGTTTGATTGAGTTATTTGccatatagattttttttttagggTCTAGGTTTGTTTTCGAATAATTCTATGTTGCTTTTCGATAGTAGTCCTTAACATTAAAGCTTTAGGTCTTAGCCAAACAAACATACTTCCGGCTTAAGAAACTGGTTTGTCTGTCATTGGGTGTAACTATCTATTGTGATGGATAAGCCCAAACTTTTGTTATCCTGGACTGGCCCCGGCCAATTACTGCTCGTTGCTATGTCTTATAAAAGGTAAGTAACCTAGGGTTGATGTGTGCAAAAGGATTAACTAGAACAGAGATTTTTGCAATTTTAATTTCTGCATTAAGACAGTTTTGCAGCTTGATTCTGATGCTCCAATCTCAAATATGCTCTTGTTTATGGGGACTATAAAGGAATCCCTAAACAGCAGGTATTTATTTTGAAGTTCAATCATCATTCTGTCTTAAGCTGTTTGCTAACAAAAATTTGGCATTGCGTTTGATTGAGTTATTTGccatatagattttttttttagggTCTAGGTTTGTTTTCGAATAATTCTATGTTGCTTTTCGATAGTAGTCCTTAACATTAAAGCTTTAGGTCTTAGCCAAACAAACATACTTCCGGCTTAAGAAACTGGTTTGTCTGTCATTGGGTGTAACTATCTATTGTGATGGATAAGCCCAAACTTTTGTTATCCTGGACTGGCCCCGGCCAATTACTGCTCGTTGCTATGTCTTATAAAAGGTAAGGTATCTTACGTTTAGCCAAGGAGTTCAATAGAAAGTGATTCCAAACATGACTGATACTCATCTCAATAAGCTACTCCTAGAAACATAATTTCTTGCAATACATTCTCGTTCATCCAGAAGACtttaaaatgatatttttgtGGGCCATCAGATTTTTTTGTTTGTATTCCTCAAGCTAATACTTAATTCATTGGCTTTAAATTTAGAACTTAACTTCATGTCTATATTCTCCTGTTTTCTCTTGAGCTTGCTGTTAGGATTTTGCCTTAGTTGTCTTCATTTGTTGTTTGGCTATGCTGGCTATACTGTGTACTGAGTTAAGGAACCTTTGTGTCTGACTATGTTGCACATGAGGCATAAATATTTAGAATAGTCTTTACTGCAGTACTGTTACATTTTCTATCATTTGCAGTAATTGCAAAATGTGAGCTGGTAGAAACATAAGCTATTCACATTGACATTGATTCTTATAATTGCTTATGACATGTAGCTTTTAATCAATCAGGCATGCATCTGCATGTGTAGCTAGCAATTGGACGAGTTTTGCCTATCATGCTCTATGCTTCTATTGTTCAATTTGTCAATCTTCCTTCTTGTCTCCAGATTCGTGACTACATGGATAAGGGTTTCGATATTCTACTGAGAGTGGACATACAAGGTGCTGCTACACTGAGATCGATACTTGGCAACACAGCAGTCTTCATTTTTCTGGTCGCAGAAAGTGAAGAAACACTAGTAAAGAGGCTTGTAGCTCGTAAGACAGAAACAGCAGAAATGCTTCTTGTCAGGATTGCAACAGCTAGGGAAGAGGTTAGGCATCTCAAAGAATTTGACTATGTTGTTACAAATGCTGAAGGAAAACTGGACGACGCAGTTGAACTTGTGGAGTCCATCATTGATGCTGAGAAGGCTAAAGTCCACAGGCGCAATGTCCAGATCTAGTTCAAGAGGTTCGCCATCACTCCTTTCATTTATTAAGTTTAGTCTTCTGTCTTTGCCTATCATTTGCATTTGTGATATTTTATGTACTAGTGACATTTGATAATATCCTTTGCATTTGGACTATATGAGGTTGACTACATGAACCTTTGCCCACTATTATGCTTCATGTAGGATAGTATCCATAATCTAAGAGCAATCGAGTCTCTTGTTCTTTTAGGTCTTATCATCTTCTTCCACCATTTTGATTTACCTTATTTAATCATATTATCTATAGGTCTCATGTAAGTTATGAGTCACCAAATTTAGTTGATTCCATGTAAGAAGGAATTGCAACTGGTATCCATGAATTTCACCCTACTTGTTTCCAAGCCCGACTGACAACTCAAGTACCCAGTCTCTTCCCAAACCATCTGTGTCTGCTACCTGATTTCGGGCTCGTACCCATGCTCATTCCAAACTCAATCAACAGTATCATGTTCTGGCTTAAGTGGTTCAAGTAGGCACGATGTTAGTGCTCTTAACTTTGTTATTTTCATGTCAATTAGCTTTGAAGACTGAAGATTTTTGCGTCTTCCCCATGTGCAAATCACGTTCAACATTAAATTTCAAGAGGttaaaagatattttttacaTCTATCGAATTAGGATGCATCCTTTTTGTTTCTATTGCATGTGTATGATTAATAATATTTGCACGGAATGACTATTTTGTACAGATCATGAAATGTAATCTTGGTTCTAGAAATTATCAAACTTTATCTGCCATTTTTTTCCTGCAGATATTTCACCATCCACTTTTATCCCTTCGAGGGAAACCACAAGGACGAAAGAACTCTTGTATCCGTAGTTGTTAGGGGCAGTGTACATTGCCTCCTGCAGAGTTTTTGCAAGGATGTAGGTGATAAAATTGGgttttattttttctctttattttctttGTGGTGGTGCCCAGTTTATTATGAAGACGAAAAGGTGGCCTGTCACTGTGTTCCGGCGTGTTGTTGGCCATGAATCTTTAACAGAATCAGATATGCCCCCATTATCCATGCAAGCCTACCTACTTTCACTTTCCAAACATTGCAACTGTTCATTTGATGATTCAGGACATGGTGCCCCAATTCATATCCAGTGCTTGTTGGGTCCACAAATCATGCACCATGGAATGGATTGGTCGGTAAAGACATGCATACGAAAGAAGCAGGCTGAAGAATCACCGAATGAATCAACCGTTGTTTAAATGGAAGGAAAAGGTGTCCCTGACTTCGCCTGACGCCGTTGGACTCCGGGGAATGTGCTCGAGGATGAAGCAGGCAATACATAACACGAGATGTATGCCAATAAATGGACTGCATACGCACATTTTGCCAACACAACCAAATTGGAACTCTCACGAAGTCTGTAGAGAAAGCTATCATTCCAACAGATAATTCATGTGTTTAGCCTCCGCTGTCTCAGAAACAAGCAAGCAGGCTATTATTTATACAAAAACAAAATTGCAGATATTGACATTATATGAACAATACTTATTTCAGCAGACTCGACAGTACCAAAACTTTCCACAGCATCATTCCAATTTTCTTCCATGAAACAGTGTCTGAGCGTCCCTGAAAGTTGATGGCGAAATCGAGCTGCGAATCCAAAATAGTGTGGTTGGCACCGAAGCAACGTTCTCATGCTTCCCTCTCTGGGTTCAGCGCCGATATGGGTTGTACATCCAATCTGAGCTTCTTTCCAGCATCGCATCCCAAATTGATTAAGCAAACCAAACTCACCCGCTTTGGTCCCACATAGGTCCAAGACGTGATGATAACTCAACTGATTACAAGTAAATGAAGCAACGCTACAAGTTCCAAGCAATTAGGCAAACACATCAGATGCACAATTGTTGGAATGCCTCGGCAAAGAAGCCGGAGAAACTACATACGTGGTGTCGACTGCTAAATCTGCAAACTCATTTAGGTATGTTTATTATACTAAACAAACTCCATATCCTCCTTTAGAATGCAAAGAAATTTTGGTGAGTCGCAGCCAAAAAAACGAAAGCCACATTACTCATAATAAAGTCATAAACACCACCTAATGCAGCTTCTTCACTACATGATTGTATGACCAATAAACCGCAACCTTTGCAGAACAACAAAATCCCTAAAATGATCATACTTGTTTTCTATTTTGCGATATTCCGAGAAGCTTCGAGTCCGATAACGGAACACTCTCTCGCTGCTCCCACAcagaagccaaaaaaaaaaatcgcAGTTTTCAGCAATATAGCTCAGATAAAGAGACAACATACACGAGGGAAGAAGAGAAAATGGACTCGAAATTTAAAATTTCCGTCTAGGGCTTATGAACAGAGGAAAAACAATAAATGACCAAACCAAGATCTGATCTTTTACCCGGAGGAAGCAACGATCGGCGCACCCCGGCCTAGAATTCCGTCAAATCGATCAGAATGGAAAACGAAAGAGGTTGTATGGAGAAATGTTAAGAAGTGAGAAGGAGAAGGGTCTCGGATCCTGTGACAGATCGAGAGACAGAGAAAACAGGGCAGGGTTTTGAGGATCGGAAAGAGAGGAGGCCGTAAAAAGGCCGTTTTAAAGAATCTCTTCAGTTGTTATCTTTATTATAACGGAGTCGTGAACAATCATCATAACGGCGGTGCCGTTATTTCGAACAGTTACGAACCTGACCTATACCGAACACCTTATGACAGTCACGTGACATCGGTTGCGTTCTTTCTATTTATTCCCTTGCATCTCCATTTTCCCTTCCCCTCTCCGTGCGGTTTCGAAGGAAGGGAAGAAGCGGAGGCCTCTCTCGCCCCATCCCTCTCGATCTCTCCACCTCTTTCGCGATCTCCAGGTGATTCCgatcctcctctccttcttctgtaTGTCTGATCCAGAAGATCGCCGCAATGATCGATCGCCGAAATCCTCAATCTTCTTCTTCCGTCTTAAATCATACATCGATCTCTTGTGGGGACTCTCGGATCGGAACCCTATTCATGTGGATCTTGGGTTTTTTTAGCCTTTCCATATCTTAGTCTCATTTATTATTGTGTTGGATCTTTGATCCGTGCATTTTTGTTGTTTTTACCTTTTGGGCTGATTTTTCGTTATGTTTTCTCTTGATAGCTGAAGGAAAGATGGGGTTGTCGTTCGCAAAGCTCTTTAGCCGCCTGTTTGCGAAGAAGGAGATGAGGATCCTGATGGTCGGGCTTGATGCCGCTGGTAAGACCACAATTCTTTACAAGCTCAAGCTAGGAGAGATCGTCACCACCATTCCAACCATTGGTGAGTATTGTTCGCTTCCCTAAATGTGCTTTTctcaattaaaatttaatattctgGAATGAAGTGTTCTTTATTTCTTTCTGTGATGGCTGCTTGATACTTCAGATAATAAGGCTCACGTTCGTGTTTGGATGGTGCGTTGGT contains the following coding sequences:
- the LOC103987303 gene encoding guanylate kinase 2, chloroplastic/mitochondrial, whose protein sequence is MLLPFSPPSSSPFSAMLLQRLLSSVARRQLPSAFPLPKSVSTVISRPAGRSRLGFAPSQSFELPLMASSAPTEDARRSSFVPLPPSTADKATLYKGLEATLGSTFSSAPSFPPPNPLILVVSGPSGVGKDAVIKRLLEVREGIHFVVTATSRPQRPGEVDGKDYLFVTKEEFLSMIERDELLEHALVYGDYKGIPKQQIRDYMDKGFDILLRVDIQGAATLRSILGNTAVFIFLVAESEETLVKRLVARKTETAEMLLVRIATAREEVRHLKEFDYVVTNAEGKLDDAVELVESIIDAEKAKVHRRNVQI